One genomic region from Enoplosus armatus isolate fEnoArm2 chromosome 17, fEnoArm2.hap1, whole genome shotgun sequence encodes:
- the st13 gene encoding hsc70-interacting protein translates to MDPRKVTELKGFVQLCESSPEILHLPELDFLRTWLQSMGATIPPRPKTKDSCQGGCPCGPPPTSAPPPEPEPPVQSESDESEIEIDNEGVIEPDTDEPQEMGEFDTIEVTEQMMDQANEKKMEAINALGEGDLQKALDLFTDAIKLNPCLAILYAKRASVFIRMQKPNAAIRDCDRAISINPDSAQPYKWRGKAHRLLGHWEEAARDLATACKLDYDEAASAMLKEVQPKANKIIEHRRKYERKREEKEIKEKQERVKKAREEHARAQRDEDARQFGGGFFPGPAGFPGGAPAGMPGLGEFLKDPELLNAMKDPEVMAAFQDVAQNPANISKYQNNPKIMALVTKLSAKFGASPQP, encoded by the exons ATGGACCCACGAAAAGTGACAGAGTTAAAGGGCTTCGTGCAGTTGTGCGAGTCCAGTCCTGAGATCCTGCACCTTCCAGAGCTGGACTTCCTCCGGACCTGGTTGCAGAG CATGGGTGCAACAATCCCTCCCCGACCCAAGACAAAGGATTCATGCCAG GGTGGCTGTCCTTGTGGTCCTCCCCCTAcatcagctccacctcctgagcCCGAGCCTCCTGTCCAGTCTGAGAGTGACGAGAGTGAAATAG aAATCGACAACGAGGGAGTGATCGAGCCAGACACTGATGAACCACAGGAGATGGGAGAGTTTGACACCATTGAG GTCACAGAGCAGATGATGGACCAGGCCAATgagaagaagatggaggccATTAATGCTCTAGGAGAAG GCGATCTGCAGAAAGCTCTGGATCTTTTTACTGATGCCATCAAGCTTAACCCCTGCCTAGCCATCCTGTACGCCAAGAGGGCAAG TGTCTTCATCCGGATGCAGAAACCCAACGCAGCCATAAGAGACTGTGACAGAGCCATCAGCATCAACCCAGACTCTGCACAGCCTTACAAGTGGAGGGGAAAAGCTCACAG actGCTGGGCCACTGGGAGGAGGCAGCCAGGGACCTGGCAACAGCCTGTAAACTGGACTATGACGAGGCTGCCAGTGCGATGCTGAAGGAGGTCCAGCCTAAG gctAACAAAATCATAGAGCACAGACGCAAATACGAGcgcaaaagagaagagaaggagatcAAGGAGAAACAAGAGCGGGTAAagaaagccagagaggagcATGCGCGGGCTCAGAGG GATGAGGACGCACGACAGTTCGGAGGAGGATTCTTCCCAG GTCCTGCTGGATTCCCAGGCGGAGCCCCTGCTGGCATGCCTGGTCTCGGTGAATTCCTCAAGGATCCTGAGCTGCTCAATGCCATGAAG gaccctgaggtgATGGCTGCCTTCCAGGATGTGGCACAGAACCCGGCCAACATCTCGAAGTACCAGAACAACCCCAAAATCATGGCCCTCGTCACAAAGCTGAGTGCCAAATTTGGAGCTTCTCCACAGCCATAG